A genome region from Salvia splendens isolate huo1 chromosome 19, SspV2, whole genome shotgun sequence includes the following:
- the LOC121779253 gene encoding pentatricopeptide repeat-containing protein At1g18485-like, protein MLHHSHFLHTHTHTHTHTFLRRLSLLSLSPSPPQCPNLLPLLAASRSLPATQRLHALALLHGLLPSSVSLAAALILSYAAHASSPPHTLLSLFSPSAPFSTSSFLHNTLIRSSTLLPAASDLGFAAYNHLLAATPFFPDDYTFPFALKLCADSRRLSKGIEIHARLIKAGLDGDLFVNNTLILFYGSCDELRSADKVFDEMPVRDLISWNTVIRVFSDDYCFSKSIGLFRDMFLKSDFLPNVISVVSVLPACAALEDERFVRLIHCYAIKACLGGETKVGNALVDAYGKCGNLRASERVFREMDERNEVSWNSIIGGFSYRGLTRDALDCFRSMIVEGVRLNTVTIATILPLISELNLFNEGSQLHGFSVKSNMDCDVFVANALIDMYGKWKRMSEAWEVFYAIDAKNIVSWNTMIGNMTQNGLATEAIELVREMQAHGEVPNSITLTNVLPACGRVGSLRRGRELHARCVRFWPAFELFVSNALTDMYAKCGRLDLAQAMFDISPRDKVSYNILIAGYSQTSQSSKSITLFREMEMVGMSHDTVSYTGVLAACANMSASEAGRQIHALAVIRMFDEHLFVANSLLDMYTKCGRIDIAMKVFDLIPVKDTASWNTVILGFGMLGEFEAAVKLFKSMKEDGVRHDSVSYIAVLSACSHGGLVRTGREIFDDMLVQGVAPSEMHYSCVVDLLGRNGLMEEAVGVVRGMPVEPGANTWGALLGASRVHGNVEVGCWAAERLLELQPDHPGYYVVLSNMYAEAGRWGEADRVRKVMSLRRVKKKAGCSWVESEDQMHGFVAGDRFDPYVAFNM, encoded by the coding sequence ATGCTCCACCATTCCCATTTCCTCCACACCcacactcacactcacactcacaccTTCCTCCGCcgtctctctctcctctccctctccccatCCCCTCCCCAATGCCCCAatctcctccccctcctcgcCGCCTCCCGCTCCCTCCCCGCCACCCAGCGCCTCCACGCCCTCGCCCTCCTCCACGGCCTCCTCCCCTCCAGCGTCTCCCTCGCCGCCGCCCTCATCCTCTCCTACGCCGCCCACGCCTCCTCCCCCCCTCACACCCTCCTCTCCCTCTTCTCCCCCTCCGCCCCCTTCTCCACCTCCAGCTTCCTCCACAACACCCTAATCCGCTCCTCCACGCTCCTCCCCGCCGCCTCCGATCTCGGATTCGCCGCCTACAACCATTTACTCGCCGCAACTCCTTTTTTTCCAGACGACTACACCTTCCCCTTCGCGCTCAAGCTCTGCGCCGATTCCCGCCGCTTGTCGAAGGGGATAGAAATCCACGCGAGGCTGATTAAAGCTGGACTTGATGGAGATTTGTTTGTGAATAACACCCTGATTTTATTCTACGGTAGCTGTGACGAATTGAGGAGTGCGGATaaagtgtttgatgaaatgccgGTTAGAGATTTGATATCATGGAATACAGTTATTCGGGTTTTTTCGGATGATTACTGTTTTTCAAAATCAATTGGTTTGTTTAGGGATATGTTTCTAAAGTCTGATTTCTTGCCAAATGTGATTAGTGTTGTGAGTGTTTTGCCAGCGTGTGCTGCGTTGGAGGACGAGAGGTTTGTCCGTTTGATACATTGTTACGCGATCAAGGCGTGTTTGGGTGGCGAAACGAAGGTTGGAAACGCGTTGGTTGACGCATATGGCAAGTGTGGGAATTTGAGGGCTTCTGAGAGAGTTTTTCGTGAGatggatgagagaaatgagGTTTCTTGGAATTCGATTATTGGTGGTTTTTCGTATAGGGGTTTAACGAGAGATGCGTTGGATTGTTTTAGATCGATGATCGTTGAGGGTGTGAGATTGAACACTGTGACGATTGCTACAATCTTGCCGTTGATATCGGAGCTGAATCTGTTCAATGAGGGCTCACAGCTTCACGGATTCAGTGTGAAATCGAACATGGATTGTGATGTCTTCGTTGCTAATGCGTTGATTGACATGTATGGCAAATGGAAGCGTATGAGTGAGGCTTGGGAGGTCTTCTACGCGATTGATGCAAAGAACATAGTGTCGTGGAACACGATGATCGGGAACATGACACAGAACGGGCTTGCAACGGAAGCTATAGAGCTAGTTAGAGAAATGCAAGCTCATGGTGAAGTTCCTAATTCCATTACTCTGACCAATGTTCTTCCTGCTTGTGGGAGAGTCGGCTCTCTTCGTCGTGGCAGAGAATTGCACGCTAGGTGTGTCCGTTTCTGGCCAGCATTTGAGCTATTTGTCTCAAATGCTTTGACAGACATGTATGCCAAGTGTGGTCGCCTCGACCTTGCTCAGGCTATGTTTGACATATCGCCCAGGGATAAGGTGTCGTACAACATCCTCATCGCTGGCTACTCTCAGACGAGCCAGAGCTCGAAATCTATAACCTTATTCCGAGAGATGGAAATGGTGGGGATGAGTCATGACACTGTTTCCTACACCGGAGTCTTGGCTGCCTGCGCGAACATGTCCGCGTCTGAGGCAGGGAGGCAGATTCACGCGCTGGCCGTGATTAGGATGTTTGACGAGCATCTCTTCGTTGCAAACTCGCTGTTGGACATGTACACTAAGTGTGGGCGGATTGACATTGCGATGAAGGTGTTTGATCTGATCCCGGTTAAGGATACTGCTTCGTGGAACACGGTGATTTTAGGATTCGGGATGCTCGGGGAGTTCGAGGCCGCAGTCAAGCTCTTCAAATCCATGAAGGAGGATGGCGTCCGACACGACTCTGTTTCTTACATAGCAGTGCTGTCGGCCTGCAGCCACGGCGGCCTAGTCAGGACGGGGAGGGAGATCTTCGACGATATGTTGGTGCAAGGCGTGGCGCCATCGGAGATGCATTATTCTTGCGTGGTGGATCTTCTAGGGCGCAACGGGCTTATGGAGGAGGCGGTGGGGGTTGTTAGGGGCATGCCGGTCGAGCCAGGGGCGAACACGTGGGGGGCGTTGCTCGGGGCTAGTCGGGTTCATGGGAACGTGGAGGTGGGGTGCTGGGCTGCGGAGAGGCTTCTTGAGCTGCAGCCGGATCATCCCGGGTACTACGTGGTGCTGTCGAACATGTACGCGGAGGCCGGGAGGTGGGGCGAGGCGGATCGGGTTAGGAAGGTGATGAGTTTGAGAAGAGTGAAGAAGAAAGCTGGGTGCAGTTGGGTTGAGAGTGAAGATCAGATGCATGGTTTTGTTGCTGGAGACAGATTTGATCCGTATGTAGCATTCAATATgtga